Proteins encoded in a region of the Vitis riparia cultivar Riparia Gloire de Montpellier isolate 1030 chromosome 7, EGFV_Vit.rip_1.0, whole genome shotgun sequence genome:
- the LOC117919165 gene encoding uncharacterized protein LOC117919165 isoform X1 — MISGYLILGNGYPISANCYRLSVNRDEKMEERLNQNCSSKEEEEEEGITTTRIFVGGLGETVTSDDIHKMLSSLGTVKVVDIVRTKGRSFAYLDFLPSSAKSLPKLFSTYNGCFWKGGRLKLEKAKEHYLVRLSREWAEDGELSISQPSNSIDKNTNIVSSDKLKKTVNQEKSQLRIFFPKLRKMKSLPFSGTGKHKYSFQRIEVPSLPTHFCDCEEHSGPPLIAQKQYFCDPEPQSGGMNKEELSMMNSVMNKIFERETDLKVAYNVTGLTKGGHDSLKSTDEQLIDDNESDHAADEDELRVDGNESDLAEDEDNLVINMFTGRHRMALLGSQEQEAISMNQKSRFNETWTSTDGPAPISLPSTKKRKSLHIDESDGNEFLSAIPGKKPSLQTHSNDSGVQSGAQTSELRPGIQKTTANLSWSQKSSWRELVGDKGNSPFIISDMLPGVASRKQEQVKSDGLNVHDIIDSKKPNLVNYENLEAQSGKLKGLEGLTEAQPPIPDGIVKSSGRGASWLQKSSWTQLVSEANTSSFSISQILPGIPFEKQKLPKFSDVDLVVSSGSKHHDQVKPHSSETIRDGNEKLEVGKGFTTTSSSDMVALDEEHNFVDLDVEKSTPEKGVQMIGNNEVSARTLRKKPHIGPKQTSIKDVKIGETCSFMRTATSVKEWSKTKAALSGSLKKKNNEKLVL; from the exons ATGATTTCTGGGTATCTGATTTTGGGAAATGGATATCCTATTTCTGCAAATTGCTATCGTCTTTCTGTGAATAG GGacgagaaaatggaagaaaggcTCAACCAAAATTGTAGTAgtaaggaggaggaggaagaagaaggtaTCACAACAACAAGGATATTTGTGGGAGGATTGGGAGAAACTGTGACCAGCGATGATATTCACAAGATGTTGTCATCTTTGGGAACGGTTAAGGTAGTGGATATTGTAAGGACCAAAGGTCGTAGCTTTGCTTATTTGGACTTCCTTCCCTCATCCGCAAAATCTCTTCCCAAACTCTTCAGCACG TATAATGGGTGCTTCTGGAAGGGAGGGAGGTTGAAACTTGAAAAGGCTAAAGAACATTATCTTGTTCGCTTGAGTCGGGAGTGGGCTGAAGATGGTGAACTTTCAATCAGTCAACCTAGTAATAGTATTGATAAAAATACAAACATCGTCTCTTCAGATAAGCTCAAGAAAACTGTGAATCAAGAAAAGTCTCAGCTGCGGATTTTCTTTCCCAAGTTGAGAAAG ATGAAGTCATTACCTTTTAGTGGAACTGGCAAGCACAAATATAGTTTCCAACGCATTGAAGTTCCTTCTCTCCCAACCCATTTCTGTGATTGTGAGGAACACTCTGGTCCTCCTCTCATTGCTCAAAAACAATACTTTTGTGATCCAGAGCCACAAAGTGGTGGGATGAACAAGGAGGAGCTTAGTATGATGAACTCAGTAATGAACAAGATCTTTGAGAGGGAAACTGATTTAAAGGTGGCATATAATGTGACTGGACTGACCAAGGGAGGACACGATTCCCTCAAGTCAACTGATGAACAGCTAATTGATGACAATGAATCAGATCATGCAGCAGACGAGGATGAACTGCGAGTTGATGGTAATGAATCAGATCTTGCAGAAGATGAGGATAACCTTGTAATTAACATGTTCACTGGGAGACACAGAATGGCGTTGCTAGGGAGCCAGGAACAGGAAGCAATATCAATGAATCAG AAGTCAAGATTCAATGAAACCTGGACATCGACAGATGGGCCAGCCCCGATTTCTTTACCTTCTACCAAGAAGAGGAAATCACTTCATATTGATGAGAGTGATGGAAATGAATTTTTGTCTGCCATCCCTGGAAAGAAGCCAAGCTTGCAAACGCATTCAAATGATTCAGGAGTACAATCGGGTGCTCAAACTAGTGAACTGAGACCAGGCATCCAGAAAACAACTGCCAATCTTTCATGGTCTCAGAAATCTTCATGGAGAGAACTTGTTGGTGATAAGGGCAACAGTCCATTCATCATCTCAGACATGCTGCCAGGTGTTGCTTCAAGAAAACAAGAGCAGGTGAAGTCTGATGGTCTAAATGTGCATGATATTATTGACAGCAAAAAGCCAAACCTAGTAAACTATGAAAACTTGGAAGCCCAATCTGGAAAATTGAAAGGGCTGGAGGGCCTCACAGAAGCTCAGCCTCCCATACCTGATGGAATTGTAAAAAGTTCTGGTAGAGGTGCTTCATGGCTCCAGAAATCCTCATGGACGCAACTTGTTAGTGAGGCTAATACTAGTTCATTCAGCATCTCACAAATTCTGCCTGGGATtccttttgaaaaacaaaagctACCAAAATTCTCTGATGTGGACCTTGTAGTTTCCAGTGGTAGCAAGCACCATGATCAAGTGAAGCCGCATTCAAGTGAGACTATAAGAGATGgaaatgaaaaattggaagttgGAAAAGGATTCACTACTACTAGTAGCTCTGATATGGTAGCTTTGGATGAAGAACATAATTTTGTTGATCTGGATGTTGAGAAGAGTACACCAGAAAAAGGTGTACAGATGATAGGCAATAATGAAGTTTCTGCTCGAACACTTAGGAAGAAACCTCACATAGGCCCCAAGCAAACATCTATCAAGGATGTTAAAATTGGTGAAACATGCTCTTTCATGAGAACTGCTACTTCTGTGAAAGAATGGAGTAAAACTAAAGCAGCTCTAAGTGGGTcgctgaagaaaaaaaataatgagaagtTGGTGCTATGA
- the LOC117919165 gene encoding uncharacterized protein LOC117919165 isoform X2 has protein sequence MVYRDEKMEERLNQNCSSKEEEEEEGITTTRIFVGGLGETVTSDDIHKMLSSLGTVKVVDIVRTKGRSFAYLDFLPSSAKSLPKLFSTYNGCFWKGGRLKLEKAKEHYLVRLSREWAEDGELSISQPSNSIDKNTNIVSSDKLKKTVNQEKSQLRIFFPKLRKMKSLPFSGTGKHKYSFQRIEVPSLPTHFCDCEEHSGPPLIAQKQYFCDPEPQSGGMNKEELSMMNSVMNKIFERETDLKVAYNVTGLTKGGHDSLKSTDEQLIDDNESDHAADEDELRVDGNESDLAEDEDNLVINMFTGRHRMALLGSQEQEAISMNQKSRFNETWTSTDGPAPISLPSTKKRKSLHIDESDGNEFLSAIPGKKPSLQTHSNDSGVQSGAQTSELRPGIQKTTANLSWSQKSSWRELVGDKGNSPFIISDMLPGVASRKQEQVKSDGLNVHDIIDSKKPNLVNYENLEAQSGKLKGLEGLTEAQPPIPDGIVKSSGRGASWLQKSSWTQLVSEANTSSFSISQILPGIPFEKQKLPKFSDVDLVVSSGSKHHDQVKPHSSETIRDGNEKLEVGKGFTTTSSSDMVALDEEHNFVDLDVEKSTPEKGVQMIGNNEVSARTLRKKPHIGPKQTSIKDVKIGETCSFMRTATSVKEWSKTKAALSGSLKKKNNEKLVL, from the exons ATGGTTTATAGGGacgagaaaatggaagaaaggcTCAACCAAAATTGTAGTAgtaaggaggaggaggaagaagaaggtaTCACAACAACAAGGATATTTGTGGGAGGATTGGGAGAAACTGTGACCAGCGATGATATTCACAAGATGTTGTCATCTTTGGGAACGGTTAAGGTAGTGGATATTGTAAGGACCAAAGGTCGTAGCTTTGCTTATTTGGACTTCCTTCCCTCATCCGCAAAATCTCTTCCCAAACTCTTCAGCACG TATAATGGGTGCTTCTGGAAGGGAGGGAGGTTGAAACTTGAAAAGGCTAAAGAACATTATCTTGTTCGCTTGAGTCGGGAGTGGGCTGAAGATGGTGAACTTTCAATCAGTCAACCTAGTAATAGTATTGATAAAAATACAAACATCGTCTCTTCAGATAAGCTCAAGAAAACTGTGAATCAAGAAAAGTCTCAGCTGCGGATTTTCTTTCCCAAGTTGAGAAAG ATGAAGTCATTACCTTTTAGTGGAACTGGCAAGCACAAATATAGTTTCCAACGCATTGAAGTTCCTTCTCTCCCAACCCATTTCTGTGATTGTGAGGAACACTCTGGTCCTCCTCTCATTGCTCAAAAACAATACTTTTGTGATCCAGAGCCACAAAGTGGTGGGATGAACAAGGAGGAGCTTAGTATGATGAACTCAGTAATGAACAAGATCTTTGAGAGGGAAACTGATTTAAAGGTGGCATATAATGTGACTGGACTGACCAAGGGAGGACACGATTCCCTCAAGTCAACTGATGAACAGCTAATTGATGACAATGAATCAGATCATGCAGCAGACGAGGATGAACTGCGAGTTGATGGTAATGAATCAGATCTTGCAGAAGATGAGGATAACCTTGTAATTAACATGTTCACTGGGAGACACAGAATGGCGTTGCTAGGGAGCCAGGAACAGGAAGCAATATCAATGAATCAG AAGTCAAGATTCAATGAAACCTGGACATCGACAGATGGGCCAGCCCCGATTTCTTTACCTTCTACCAAGAAGAGGAAATCACTTCATATTGATGAGAGTGATGGAAATGAATTTTTGTCTGCCATCCCTGGAAAGAAGCCAAGCTTGCAAACGCATTCAAATGATTCAGGAGTACAATCGGGTGCTCAAACTAGTGAACTGAGACCAGGCATCCAGAAAACAACTGCCAATCTTTCATGGTCTCAGAAATCTTCATGGAGAGAACTTGTTGGTGATAAGGGCAACAGTCCATTCATCATCTCAGACATGCTGCCAGGTGTTGCTTCAAGAAAACAAGAGCAGGTGAAGTCTGATGGTCTAAATGTGCATGATATTATTGACAGCAAAAAGCCAAACCTAGTAAACTATGAAAACTTGGAAGCCCAATCTGGAAAATTGAAAGGGCTGGAGGGCCTCACAGAAGCTCAGCCTCCCATACCTGATGGAATTGTAAAAAGTTCTGGTAGAGGTGCTTCATGGCTCCAGAAATCCTCATGGACGCAACTTGTTAGTGAGGCTAATACTAGTTCATTCAGCATCTCACAAATTCTGCCTGGGATtccttttgaaaaacaaaagctACCAAAATTCTCTGATGTGGACCTTGTAGTTTCCAGTGGTAGCAAGCACCATGATCAAGTGAAGCCGCATTCAAGTGAGACTATAAGAGATGgaaatgaaaaattggaagttgGAAAAGGATTCACTACTACTAGTAGCTCTGATATGGTAGCTTTGGATGAAGAACATAATTTTGTTGATCTGGATGTTGAGAAGAGTACACCAGAAAAAGGTGTACAGATGATAGGCAATAATGAAGTTTCTGCTCGAACACTTAGGAAGAAACCTCACATAGGCCCCAAGCAAACATCTATCAAGGATGTTAAAATTGGTGAAACATGCTCTTTCATGAGAACTGCTACTTCTGTGAAAGAATGGAGTAAAACTAAAGCAGCTCTAAGTGGGTcgctgaagaaaaaaaataatgagaagtTGGTGCTATGA
- the LOC117919165 gene encoding uncharacterized protein LOC117919165 isoform X3, which produces MEERLNQNCSSKEEEEEEGITTTRIFVGGLGETVTSDDIHKMLSSLGTVKVVDIVRTKGRSFAYLDFLPSSAKSLPKLFSTYNGCFWKGGRLKLEKAKEHYLVRLSREWAEDGELSISQPSNSIDKNTNIVSSDKLKKTVNQEKSQLRIFFPKLRKMKSLPFSGTGKHKYSFQRIEVPSLPTHFCDCEEHSGPPLIAQKQYFCDPEPQSGGMNKEELSMMNSVMNKIFERETDLKVAYNVTGLTKGGHDSLKSTDEQLIDDNESDHAADEDELRVDGNESDLAEDEDNLVINMFTGRHRMALLGSQEQEAISMNQKSRFNETWTSTDGPAPISLPSTKKRKSLHIDESDGNEFLSAIPGKKPSLQTHSNDSGVQSGAQTSELRPGIQKTTANLSWSQKSSWRELVGDKGNSPFIISDMLPGVASRKQEQVKSDGLNVHDIIDSKKPNLVNYENLEAQSGKLKGLEGLTEAQPPIPDGIVKSSGRGASWLQKSSWTQLVSEANTSSFSISQILPGIPFEKQKLPKFSDVDLVVSSGSKHHDQVKPHSSETIRDGNEKLEVGKGFTTTSSSDMVALDEEHNFVDLDVEKSTPEKGVQMIGNNEVSARTLRKKPHIGPKQTSIKDVKIGETCSFMRTATSVKEWSKTKAALSGSLKKKNNEKLVL; this is translated from the exons atggaagaaaggcTCAACCAAAATTGTAGTAgtaaggaggaggaggaagaagaaggtaTCACAACAACAAGGATATTTGTGGGAGGATTGGGAGAAACTGTGACCAGCGATGATATTCACAAGATGTTGTCATCTTTGGGAACGGTTAAGGTAGTGGATATTGTAAGGACCAAAGGTCGTAGCTTTGCTTATTTGGACTTCCTTCCCTCATCCGCAAAATCTCTTCCCAAACTCTTCAGCACG TATAATGGGTGCTTCTGGAAGGGAGGGAGGTTGAAACTTGAAAAGGCTAAAGAACATTATCTTGTTCGCTTGAGTCGGGAGTGGGCTGAAGATGGTGAACTTTCAATCAGTCAACCTAGTAATAGTATTGATAAAAATACAAACATCGTCTCTTCAGATAAGCTCAAGAAAACTGTGAATCAAGAAAAGTCTCAGCTGCGGATTTTCTTTCCCAAGTTGAGAAAG ATGAAGTCATTACCTTTTAGTGGAACTGGCAAGCACAAATATAGTTTCCAACGCATTGAAGTTCCTTCTCTCCCAACCCATTTCTGTGATTGTGAGGAACACTCTGGTCCTCCTCTCATTGCTCAAAAACAATACTTTTGTGATCCAGAGCCACAAAGTGGTGGGATGAACAAGGAGGAGCTTAGTATGATGAACTCAGTAATGAACAAGATCTTTGAGAGGGAAACTGATTTAAAGGTGGCATATAATGTGACTGGACTGACCAAGGGAGGACACGATTCCCTCAAGTCAACTGATGAACAGCTAATTGATGACAATGAATCAGATCATGCAGCAGACGAGGATGAACTGCGAGTTGATGGTAATGAATCAGATCTTGCAGAAGATGAGGATAACCTTGTAATTAACATGTTCACTGGGAGACACAGAATGGCGTTGCTAGGGAGCCAGGAACAGGAAGCAATATCAATGAATCAG AAGTCAAGATTCAATGAAACCTGGACATCGACAGATGGGCCAGCCCCGATTTCTTTACCTTCTACCAAGAAGAGGAAATCACTTCATATTGATGAGAGTGATGGAAATGAATTTTTGTCTGCCATCCCTGGAAAGAAGCCAAGCTTGCAAACGCATTCAAATGATTCAGGAGTACAATCGGGTGCTCAAACTAGTGAACTGAGACCAGGCATCCAGAAAACAACTGCCAATCTTTCATGGTCTCAGAAATCTTCATGGAGAGAACTTGTTGGTGATAAGGGCAACAGTCCATTCATCATCTCAGACATGCTGCCAGGTGTTGCTTCAAGAAAACAAGAGCAGGTGAAGTCTGATGGTCTAAATGTGCATGATATTATTGACAGCAAAAAGCCAAACCTAGTAAACTATGAAAACTTGGAAGCCCAATCTGGAAAATTGAAAGGGCTGGAGGGCCTCACAGAAGCTCAGCCTCCCATACCTGATGGAATTGTAAAAAGTTCTGGTAGAGGTGCTTCATGGCTCCAGAAATCCTCATGGACGCAACTTGTTAGTGAGGCTAATACTAGTTCATTCAGCATCTCACAAATTCTGCCTGGGATtccttttgaaaaacaaaagctACCAAAATTCTCTGATGTGGACCTTGTAGTTTCCAGTGGTAGCAAGCACCATGATCAAGTGAAGCCGCATTCAAGTGAGACTATAAGAGATGgaaatgaaaaattggaagttgGAAAAGGATTCACTACTACTAGTAGCTCTGATATGGTAGCTTTGGATGAAGAACATAATTTTGTTGATCTGGATGTTGAGAAGAGTACACCAGAAAAAGGTGTACAGATGATAGGCAATAATGAAGTTTCTGCTCGAACACTTAGGAAGAAACCTCACATAGGCCCCAAGCAAACATCTATCAAGGATGTTAAAATTGGTGAAACATGCTCTTTCATGAGAACTGCTACTTCTGTGAAAGAATGGAGTAAAACTAAAGCAGCTCTAAGTGGGTcgctgaagaaaaaaaataatgagaagtTGGTGCTATGA